In a genomic window of Comamonadaceae bacterium OTU4NAUVB1:
- the pstB gene encoding phosphate ABC transporter ATP-binding protein PstB produces the protein MPTTLASPPVRSKISVKDLNFYYGKFHALKGINLEIPENQVTAFIGPSGCGKSTLLRTFNRMFELYPEQRAEGVISVDGENLLTSKQDVAIIRAKIGMVFQKPTPFPMSIYDNIAFGVKLFENLSASDMDDRVEWALKKAALWTEVRDKLQQSGSGLSGGQQQRLCIARGIAIKPEVLLLDEPCSALDPISTGKVEELIAELKSDYTVVIVTHNMQQAARCSDHTAYMYLGDLIEFGETEQMFFKPKRKETEDYITGRFG, from the coding sequence ATGCCCACCACCCTCGCTTCCCCTCCCGTGCGCTCGAAGATCTCGGTCAAGGACCTGAACTTCTACTACGGCAAGTTCCACGCCCTCAAGGGCATCAACCTCGAGATCCCCGAGAATCAGGTCACGGCCTTCATCGGTCCCTCGGGCTGCGGCAAGTCGACCCTGCTGCGCACCTTCAACCGCATGTTCGAGCTCTACCCGGAGCAGCGCGCCGAGGGCGTCATCTCGGTGGACGGCGAGAACCTGCTCACGTCCAAGCAGGACGTGGCCATCATCCGCGCGAAGATCGGCATGGTGTTCCAGAAGCCCACGCCGTTCCCGATGTCGATCTACGACAACATCGCCTTCGGCGTGAAGCTGTTTGAGAACCTCAGCGCGAGCGACATGGACGACCGCGTGGAGTGGGCGCTGAAGAAGGCCGCGCTCTGGACCGAGGTGCGCGACAAGCTCCAGCAGAGCGGCTCGGGCCTCTCCGGCGGCCAGCAGCAGCGCCTGTGCATCGCGCGCGGCATCGCCATCAAACCCGAGGTGCTGCTGCTCGACGAGCCGTGCTCGGCGCTCGACCCGATCTCCACCGGCAAGGTGGAGGAACTGATCGCCGAGCTCAAGAGCGACTACACCGTCGTCATCGTGACGCACAACATGCAGCAGGCCGCGCGCTGCAGCGACCACACGGCCTACATGTACCTGGGCGACCTGATCGAGTTCGGCGAGACCGAGCAGATGTTCTTCAAGCCCAAGCGCAAGGAGACCGAGGACTACATCACCGGCCGCTTCGGCTGA
- the phoU gene encoding phosphate signaling complex protein PhoU: MTEKHLSSQFDSELNGVSSRVMELGGMVESQIHQAVYALSEFDADAADRVVETEVRVNAMEMEIDRELSSIIARRQPTARDLRLLIAISKTTANLERVGDEANKIARMVKSIIESGAARALPSTELRIAADLASGLLRKALDAFARLDTAAALSILKEDDQIDQEFDGFVRKLVTYMMEDPRTISASLDLLFLAKAIERIGDHAKNIAEFIIYIVKGADVRHTSMAEIESALQ; the protein is encoded by the coding sequence ATGACAGAAAAACACCTTTCGAGCCAGTTCGACAGCGAGCTCAACGGCGTGTCGTCGCGCGTGATGGAGCTCGGCGGCATGGTCGAGTCGCAGATCCATCAGGCGGTCTACGCGCTGTCGGAGTTCGACGCCGACGCGGCCGACCGCGTCGTGGAGACCGAGGTGCGCGTCAACGCGATGGAGATGGAGATCGACCGCGAGCTCTCCTCGATCATCGCGCGGCGCCAGCCGACCGCGCGCGACCTGCGCCTGCTCATCGCGATCTCCAAGACGACCGCCAACCTCGAGCGCGTGGGCGACGAGGCCAACAAGATCGCCCGCATGGTCAAGTCGATCATCGAGAGCGGGGCGGCGCGCGCGCTGCCCTCGACCGAGCTGCGCATCGCCGCCGACCTGGCCTCGGGCCTGCTGCGCAAGGCGCTGGACGCGTTCGCCCGCCTCGACACCGCCGCGGCGCTGTCGATCCTCAAGGAGGACGACCAGATCGACCAGGAGTTCGACGGTTTCGTGCGCAAGCTGGTGACCTACATGATGGAGGACCCGCGCACCATCTCGGCCAGCCTCGACCTGCTGTTCCTGGCCAAGGCCATCGAGCGCATCGGCGATCATGCCAAGAACATCGCCGAGTTCATCATCTACATCGTCAAGGGCGCCGACGTGCGCCACACGTCGATGGCCGAGATCGAGTCGGCACTGCAGTGA
- the phoB gene encoding phosphate regulon transcriptional regulator PhoB, whose protein sequence is MKKPRVLIVEDESSIAELIAVNLRHNGFEPIWAEDGAAAQREIDTLAPDLILLDWMLPGQSGLQLARQWRKEARTKAIPIVMLTARGDEPDKVAGLDAGADDYITKPFSTQEMLARIRAVLRRRAPEAPDERVVIGELALDTATHRVTWQGAPLKVGPTEFKLLGYLMQHAERVHSRSQLLDNVWGDHVYIEERTVDVHVKRLRESLGSAAPMVETVRGAGYRLTAQATV, encoded by the coding sequence ATGAAGAAGCCCAGAGTCCTCATCGTCGAAGACGAGTCCTCGATCGCCGAGCTGATCGCCGTCAACCTGCGCCACAACGGCTTCGAGCCGATCTGGGCCGAGGACGGCGCCGCGGCGCAGCGCGAGATCGACACGCTCGCCCCCGACCTGATCCTGCTCGACTGGATGCTGCCGGGCCAGAGCGGCCTGCAGCTCGCGCGCCAGTGGCGCAAGGAGGCGCGCACCAAGGCGATCCCGATCGTCATGCTCACCGCGCGCGGCGACGAGCCCGACAAGGTGGCCGGGCTGGACGCCGGCGCCGACGACTACATCACCAAGCCGTTCTCCACGCAGGAGATGCTCGCGCGCATCCGCGCCGTGCTGCGCCGCCGCGCGCCGGAGGCGCCGGACGAGCGCGTGGTCATCGGCGAGCTCGCGCTCGACACCGCCACGCACCGCGTCACCTGGCAGGGCGCGCCGCTGAAGGTCGGGCCGACCGAGTTCAAGCTGCTGGGCTACCTCATGCAGCACGCCGAGCGCGTCCACAGCCGTTCGCAGCTGCTGGACAACGTCTGGGGCGACCACGTCTACATCGAGGAGCGCACGGTCGACGTGCACGTCAAGCGCCTGCGCGAATCGCTGGGCAGCGCGGCACCGATGGTGGAGACCGTGCGCGGCGCGGGCTACCGCCTGACGGCGCAGGCCACGGTGTGA
- the phoR gene encoding phosphate regulon sensor histidine kinase PhoR, protein MPFRIALFLLATLAGAVLVGLASGWPQAGWGAWAGAALWFALDTVRGQRFLNVMRKDVAGLPMRGAGIWGELSERIRKSLRERDQQIRQAQDRLQEFLAAIQASPNGVILLDEQGRIEWCNQTAAGQFGIDAERDLLQHLSNLVRDPAFVAYLASHNYSRDVVIDATHARLGAGHAPSRLSVQVHPYAGNRRMLLTRDITALEQAEAMRRDFVANVSHEIRTPLTVLAGFVETLQNLPLDAGERSRYLALMAQQSHRMETLVNDLLTLSRLEGSAAPKIGQWTRVRALIAQCEDEARGLSSRLSPAQAHRLVFDLKDDAEIAGAPTELQSAMSNLLSNAVRYTPGGGEVAVSWRVLADGRGEYAVRDSGPGIAAEHIPRLTERFYRVDRSRSRETGGTGLGLAIVKHVAQRHGAELRIESTPGKGSRFALLFPASRLRPLRPAVAAAAGTHVSATTA, encoded by the coding sequence ATGCCGTTTCGCATCGCACTGTTCCTCCTGGCGACGCTGGCCGGCGCCGTCCTGGTCGGGCTGGCCTCCGGCTGGCCGCAGGCGGGCTGGGGCGCCTGGGCCGGGGCCGCCCTGTGGTTCGCGCTGGACACCGTGCGCGGCCAGCGTTTCCTCAACGTGATGCGCAAGGACGTGGCCGGCCTGCCGATGCGCGGCGCCGGCATCTGGGGCGAGCTGTCCGAGCGCATCCGCAAGTCGCTGCGCGAGCGCGACCAGCAGATCCGCCAGGCCCAGGATCGCCTGCAGGAATTCCTCGCCGCCATCCAGGCCTCGCCCAACGGCGTGATCCTGCTCGACGAGCAGGGCCGCATCGAGTGGTGCAACCAGACCGCGGCCGGCCAGTTCGGCATCGACGCCGAGCGCGACCTGCTCCAGCACCTGTCCAACCTCGTGCGCGACCCGGCCTTCGTGGCCTACCTCGCCTCCCACAACTACAGCCGCGACGTCGTGATCGACGCCACGCACGCGCGCCTGGGCGCGGGGCACGCGCCGTCGCGCCTGTCGGTGCAGGTGCATCCGTACGCCGGCAACCGGCGCATGCTGCTCACGCGCGACATCACGGCGCTGGAGCAGGCCGAAGCCATGCGGCGCGACTTCGTCGCCAACGTCTCGCACGAGATCCGTACGCCGCTGACGGTGCTCGCGGGCTTCGTGGAGACGCTGCAGAACCTGCCGCTCGACGCCGGGGAGCGTTCGCGCTACCTCGCCCTGATGGCGCAGCAGTCGCACCGCATGGAGACGCTGGTCAACGACCTGCTGACGCTGTCGCGCCTCGAGGGCAGCGCCGCGCCCAAGATCGGCCAGTGGACGCGCGTGCGGGCGCTGATCGCACAGTGCGAAGACGAGGCGCGCGGCCTGTCGAGCCGCCTGTCGCCCGCGCAGGCGCACCGCCTGGTGTTCGACCTGAAGGACGACGCCGAGATCGCGGGCGCGCCGACCGAGCTGCAGAGCGCGATGTCCAACCTGCTGAGCAACGCCGTGCGCTACACGCCCGGCGGCGGCGAGGTGGCGGTCAGCTGGCGCGTGCTGGCCGACGGCCGTGGCGAGTACGCCGTGCGCGACAGCGGCCCCGGCATCGCCGCCGAGCACATCCCGCGCCTGACCGAGCGCTTCTATCGCGTCGACCGCAGCCGTTCGCGCGAGACCGGCGGCACCGGCCTGGGCCTGGCCATCGTCAAGCACGTCGCGCAGCGCCACGGCGCCGAACTTCGCATCGAGAGCACGCCGGGCAAGGGCTCGCGTTTCGCGCTGCTGTTCCCCGCCTCGCGCCTGCGTCCGCTGCGTCCGGCGGTGGCGGCGGCCGCCGGGACGCACGTCAGCGCGACGACCGCCTGA
- a CDS encoding MATE family efflux transporter yields the protein MTGDAVPARSERRLIAGHAATVLVGQLAVMAFGVTDTIVAGRYAEDALAALSVGSAIFISVFVSLMGAMQALLPVWAELHGARRASEVGRSVRQSLYVCALAIAVGMAVLLMPGALLQWTEVPGTLRGDVERYLAILAFALPPALLFRIFGTLNQSLGKPRFVTWLQLGALAVKLPLSVWLTFGGAGVPALGLAGCGWATLVVNWAMLACAVVVLRRGAFYAAYDLWRRVEPPDRRALAQFARLGVPAGLAVLVEVTSFTLMALFIARLGTVASAAHQIASNLTAVAYMFPLSLAIATSARVSFWLGTGDGARARQACRRGFELTLACALAWAAAMVALRWQLAGVYSDRPGVVAMAAVLLLATAAYHLADAVQTLCVFVLRCYRITVMPLILYCGLLWGVGLGGSYLLAYRGLGPWEAMRSPLAFWLMSAAALAATALLFAALLRRTLRRSSR from the coding sequence GTGACGGGCGACGCCGTGCCGGCGCGCAGCGAGCGCCGCCTGATCGCCGGGCATGCCGCCACCGTGCTGGTCGGGCAACTCGCGGTGATGGCCTTCGGCGTCACCGACACCATCGTGGCCGGCCGCTACGCCGAGGACGCGCTGGCCGCGCTGTCGGTGGGTTCGGCCATCTTCATCAGCGTCTTCGTCTCGCTGATGGGCGCGATGCAGGCGCTGCTGCCGGTGTGGGCCGAGCTCCACGGCGCGCGGCGCGCCTCGGAAGTCGGCCGCTCGGTGCGCCAGTCGCTCTACGTGTGCGCCCTCGCCATCGCCGTGGGCATGGCCGTGCTGCTGATGCCGGGTGCCCTGCTGCAGTGGACGGAGGTGCCCGGGACCCTGCGCGGGGACGTCGAGCGCTACCTCGCCATCCTCGCCTTCGCCCTGCCGCCAGCGCTCCTGTTCCGCATCTTCGGCACGCTCAACCAGAGCCTGGGCAAGCCACGCTTCGTGACCTGGCTGCAGCTGGGCGCGCTGGCCGTCAAGTTGCCGCTGTCGGTGTGGCTGACCTTCGGGGGCGCGGGCGTGCCGGCGCTCGGGCTGGCCGGCTGCGGCTGGGCCACGCTGGTGGTCAACTGGGCCATGCTGGCCTGCGCCGTCGTGGTGCTGCGGCGCGGCGCGTTCTACGCGGCCTACGACCTGTGGCGGCGCGTGGAGCCGCCGGACCGGCGCGCGCTGGCGCAATTCGCGCGCCTGGGCGTGCCGGCGGGACTGGCGGTGCTGGTGGAGGTGACCTCCTTCACGCTGATGGCGCTGTTCATCGCGCGGCTGGGCACGGTGGCCTCGGCGGCGCACCAGATCGCCTCGAACCTCACCGCCGTGGCCTACATGTTCCCGCTGTCGCTGGCCATCGCCACCAGCGCGCGGGTGAGCTTCTGGCTCGGCACGGGCGACGGCGCGCGGGCGCGCCAGGCCTGCCGGCGCGGCTTCGAACTCACGCTGGCGTGCGCGCTGGCCTGGGCGGCGGCGATGGTCGCGCTGCGCTGGCAGCTCGCGGGCGTCTATTCCGATCGTCCCGGCGTCGTGGCGATGGCGGCGGTGCTGCTGCTCGCGACCGCCGCCTACCACCTCGCCGATGCCGTGCAGACCCTGTGCGTCTTCGTCCTGCGCTGCTACCGCATCACGGTGATGCCGCTGATCCTCTACTGCGGACTGCTCTGGGGCGTGGGGCTGGGCGGCAGCTACCTGTTGGCCTACCGGGGCCTGGGACCGTGGGAGGCGATGCGCTCGCCGCTGGCCTTCTGGCTGATGAGCGCGGCGGCGCTGGCCGCGACCGCGCTGCTGTTCGCGGCGCTGCTGCGGCGCACCCTCAGGCGGTCGTCGCGCTGA
- a CDS encoding type B 50S ribosomal protein L31, with translation MAKEGIHPNYREVLFVDMSNGFKFVTRSCANTREMGTADDGRELPLFKLDTTSESHPFYTGTQKSVDNMGGRVEKFRNRFGKTTGAVAK, from the coding sequence ATGGCAAAAGAAGGCATCCACCCGAACTACCGCGAAGTCCTGTTCGTGGACATGTCCAACGGCTTCAAGTTCGTGACGCGTTCGTGCGCGAACACCCGCGAGATGGGCACCGCCGACGACGGCCGCGAACTGCCGCTGTTCAAGCTCGACACCACGAGCGAATCGCATCCCTTCTACACCGGCACGCAGAAGTCGGTCGACAACATGGGCGGTCGCGTCGAGAAGTTCCGCAACCGTTTCGGCAAGACCACCGGCGCCGTCGCCAAGTAA
- a CDS encoding oxidoreductase — MNTNPLRIGLVGYGFAGQTFHAPVLTSVPGLQLVAVASSRPERVRADWPGVAVESDAAALCDREDVDLVVIAAPNDVHHPLAARALDAGKHVVVDKPFVLDAAQARELAALARARGRLLSVYQNRRYDADYLTLRDLLASGAVGRPVYFESHFDRFRPDVRARWREQDVPGAGLWLDLGSHLLDQAVQLFGRPDVLRLDTAALRDGAVVDDHFHAVLRYERGAGAPLRVVLHATTLAAQAAPRYVLHGTRGSYVKHGVDPQEDALRAGRRPGGEDWGVDPHPGALKVAAFENWFSDSTVPNRRGNYAGYYAAVRDAVRGAGPNPVPPEQAVELMELLDEGRRSAAEAAAQPGA; from the coding sequence ATGAACACGAACCCGCTTCGAATCGGCCTCGTCGGCTATGGCTTCGCCGGCCAGACCTTCCACGCGCCGGTGCTGACTTCCGTGCCGGGCCTGCAACTGGTCGCCGTGGCCAGTTCCAGGCCCGAGCGCGTCCGGGCCGACTGGCCCGGCGTGGCGGTGGAGTCCGATGCCGCCGCCTTGTGCGATCGCGAGGATGTCGACCTGGTCGTGATCGCCGCGCCCAACGACGTGCATCACCCCCTGGCGGCCCGCGCGCTGGACGCGGGCAAGCACGTGGTGGTGGACAAGCCCTTCGTGCTCGACGCGGCGCAGGCGCGCGAACTCGCCGCGCTCGCGCGGGCACGCGGCCGGCTGCTGTCGGTCTACCAGAATCGTCGCTACGACGCCGACTACCTGACCCTGCGCGACCTGCTGGCGAGCGGTGCGGTGGGCCGTCCGGTGTACTTCGAGTCCCATTTCGACCGCTTCCGTCCCGACGTGCGCGCGCGCTGGCGCGAGCAGGACGTGCCCGGCGCCGGTCTCTGGCTGGACCTCGGGTCGCACCTGCTCGACCAGGCCGTGCAGCTCTTCGGACGCCCCGACGTCCTCCGGCTCGACACCGCCGCCCTGCGTGATGGCGCCGTCGTCGACGACCATTTCCATGCCGTGCTGCGCTACGAACGGGGCGCCGGCGCGCCGTTGCGCGTCGTGCTGCACGCCACCACGCTGGCGGCTCAGGCCGCGCCGCGCTACGTCCTGCACGGCACCCGGGGCAGCTACGTGAAGCATGGCGTGGATCCGCAGGAGGACGCCCTGCGCGCGGGCCGGCGCCCGGGCGGCGAGGACTGGGGCGTCGATCCCCATCCCGGTGCCCTCAAGGTCGCGGCTTTCGAGAACTGGTTCAGCGACAGCACCGTTCCCAACCGCCGTGGCAACTACGCCGGCTACTACGCCGCCGTGCGCGACGCGGTCCGCGGCGCGGGCCCGAATCCCGTGCCGCCCGAGCAGGCCGTCGAACTCATGGAACTGCTCGATGAAGGCCGGCGCAGCGCGGCGGAAGCGGCGGCCCAACCGGGCGCGTGA
- the rho gene encoding transcription termination factor Rho has translation MHLNELKALHVSEVLKQAEALEIENTGRMRKQELMFAIIKKRAKAGEQVFADGVLEILPDGFGFLRSPDTSFTASTDDIYISPSQVRRFNLHTGDMVEGEVRTPKDGERYFALTKLDAVNGGPPEQNKHKVMFENLTPLFPKEQMKLERDGIKGEENITGRIIDIIAPIGRGQRALLVAPPKSGKTVMMQHIAHAISANYPEVHMMVLLVDERPEEVTEMQRTVKGEVIASTFDEPAARHVHVAEMVIERAKRLVELKKDVVILLDSITRLARAYNNVVPSSGKVLTGGVDSNALQRPKRFLGAARNVEEGGSLTIIGTALIDTGSRMDEVIFEEFKGTGNSEIHLDRRLYEKRVFPSIQLNRSGTRREELLLAPEILQKTRILRQLMYNMDEIESMELMLKNMKATKTNVEFFDMMRRGG, from the coding sequence ATGCACTTAAACGAACTCAAGGCACTCCACGTGTCTGAAGTCCTCAAGCAGGCCGAAGCCCTTGAGATCGAAAACACCGGCCGCATGCGCAAGCAGGAACTGATGTTCGCGATCATCAAGAAGCGCGCGAAGGCCGGCGAACAGGTCTTCGCCGATGGCGTGCTCGAAATCCTGCCCGACGGCTTCGGCTTCCTGCGCAGCCCCGACACCAGCTTCACCGCCAGCACCGACGACATCTACATCTCGCCGAGCCAGGTGAGGCGCTTCAACCTGCACACCGGCGACATGGTCGAAGGCGAGGTCCGCACGCCCAAGGACGGCGAGCGCTACTTCGCGCTGACCAAGCTCGACGCCGTCAACGGCGGCCCGCCCGAGCAGAACAAGCACAAGGTGATGTTCGAGAACCTGACGCCGCTGTTCCCCAAGGAGCAGATGAAGCTCGAGCGCGACGGCATCAAGGGCGAGGAGAACATCACCGGCCGGATCATCGACATCATCGCCCCCATCGGCCGGGGCCAGCGCGCCCTGCTGGTGGCACCGCCCAAGAGCGGCAAGACGGTCATGATGCAGCACATCGCCCATGCCATCAGCGCCAACTATCCCGAGGTGCACATGATGGTGCTGCTGGTGGACGAGCGGCCCGAGGAAGTGACCGAGATGCAGCGCACCGTCAAGGGCGAGGTCATCGCCTCGACCTTCGACGAACCCGCGGCCCGCCACGTGCACGTCGCCGAGATGGTGATCGAGCGCGCCAAGCGCCTGGTCGAACTGAAGAAGGACGTGGTGATCCTGCTGGACTCGATCACCCGCCTCGCCCGCGCCTACAACAACGTCGTGCCCTCCTCGGGCAAGGTGCTGACCGGCGGCGTGGACTCCAACGCCCTGCAGCGGCCCAAGCGTTTCCTGGGCGCGGCCCGCAACGTCGAGGAAGGCGGCTCGCTGACCATCATCGGCACCGCGCTGATCGACACCGGCAGCCGCATGGACGAAGTGATCTTCGAGGAGTTCAAGGGCACCGGCAACTCCGAGATCCACCTCGATCGCCGCCTCTACGAGAAGCGCGTGTTCCCGTCGATCCAGCTCAATCGCAGCGGCACCCGCCGCGAGGAACTGCTGCTCGCGCCCGAGATCCTGCAGAAGACCCGCATCCTGCGCCAGCTCATGTACAACATGGACGAGATCGAGTCGATGGAGCTGATGCTCAAGAACATGAAGGCGACGAAGACGAACGTGGAGTTCTTCGACATGATGCGGCGCGGCGGCTGA
- the trxA gene encoding thioredoxin TrxA, whose protein sequence is MASELIKHISDSSFEADVLKSGQPVLVDYWAEWCGPCKMIAPILDEVSNTYKGKLQVAKMNVDENRDIPAKFGIRGIPTLMIFKDGQLAATKVGAMSKAQLTAFIDQQLA, encoded by the coding sequence ATGGCCAGCGAACTCATCAAACACATCTCCGATTCCTCTTTCGAAGCCGACGTGCTCAAGTCCGGCCAGCCGGTGCTGGTGGATTACTGGGCCGAGTGGTGCGGTCCGTGCAAGATGATCGCGCCGATCCTCGACGAGGTCTCCAACACCTACAAGGGCAAGCTCCAGGTCGCCAAGATGAACGTCGACGAGAACCGCGACATCCCGGCCAAGTTCGGCATCCGCGGCATCCCCACGCTGATGATCTTCAAGGACGGCCAGCTCGCCGCCACCAAGGTCGGCGCCATGAGCAAGGCTCAGCTCACCGCCTTCATCGACCAGCAGCTCGCCTGA